In Nicotiana tabacum cultivar K326 chromosome 19, ASM71507v2, whole genome shotgun sequence, one DNA window encodes the following:
- the LOC107770516 gene encoding endo-1,4-beta-xylanase 4-like translates to MKWYANEKIPGQLDYNVADPMLSLVQKYNIKVRGHNVFWDNPHNMPSWARYLSPVQLSSAASRRINSVMNRYLGQLIHWDVVNENVHFSFLEQILGKNAPAVYYKKANEIDSKSIPFLNDFNTIEHGFDGTSNPAKYLEKIKELRSHGYNGPLGIGLQGHFVTPNLPYIRSSLDMLASAGLPIWITELDVANT, encoded by the coding sequence ATGAAATGGTACGCCAATGAGAAAATCCCCGGCCAACTAGACTACAACGTAGCTGATCCTATGCTTAGTCTTGTCCAAAAATATAACATTAAAGTCCGCGGCCACAATGTCTTTTGGGATAATCCTCATAATATGCCCTCGTGGGCGCGCTATCTTTCACCAGTACAACTATCTTCAGCTGCATCAAGAAGGATAAATTCAGTGATGAATAGATATTTAGGCCAACTTATTCATTGGGATGTTGTGAATGAAAATGTCCACTTCTCGTTCTTAGAGCAGATTCTAGGGAAGAATGCGCCTGCTGTTTACTACAAAAAGGCTAATGAAATTGATAGCAAGTCAATTCCATTCTTGAATGATTTCAATACAATTGAACATGGATTTGATGGAACTTCAAATCCAGCTAAGTACCTAGAAAAGATTAAAGAGCTTCGATCCCATGGTTACAATGGCCCTTTAGGAATTGGACTCCAGGGACATTTTGTCACCCCAAATTTGCCTTATATAAgatcttctcttgatatgcttGCTTCAGCTGGATTGCCAATTTGGATCACCGAGTTAGATGttgctaatacgtga